TTATGAGGAATTCTGTTTATTTTCTTGGGATGAAATTGCGTGGCAAAAAAGATGAAGACAAAAAGGTAAAAAGACATCTGGACATATTGGAAGAAGAAATTACCAACACGGACGAAATCATCAAGGATATTTTAACATTTGCCAGACCCAAGCCCCCGGTGTTTGAAAATGTGAACATTGGGAATCTTTTATTGAAGAGCATTGATAAAGTCAATCCCCCAGGGAAAATAAATGTAGTTACCTTGGTAGATAAGAATTTACCCGAAATAAAGGCCGACCCGGCTCAACTTTCCCAGGTATTTATAAACATAATTTTAAATGCGGTGCAGGCAATGGAAAAGGGAGGAGATCTGTCGGTAAAGGCAGCCAAAGAAGGCGGCTTTGTTGACATCTTGTTTGAGGACACGGGAAATGGAATAAAAGAAGATGACCTGAAAAGGATTTTTGAGCCGTTTTTTTCCACAAAGGCCCGGGGGACGGGATTGGGCTTGTCTACCGCCAAGCTCCTTGTTGAAGGACACAGCGGCAGTATTGATGCCAAAAACCGCTCCGGCGAAGGAGGAACGGTTATCAAGGTCAGACTGCCGATAAGTCCGTCAGTTATAAATAACGCAAATGCCACAGCTTTATTAAAGATTTAAGGCAAGAGGGAGACGGTGATTAATTTGTCCGCCTGATATGGACAAATTATAACAACCCCTTTCCCACCTCCGAGGTGGGAAAGGGTAATGATAATAGGAATGCGCACCGGAGTAGACTTATTTGACTTTTAATATAGGAGGAGACAAAAGTGATGAAAATGAAGAAGATAAACATATTGATGGTTGACGATGACCGTCGTTTGTGCGAGACGCTTAAGGACATCTTAACGGAGAAAGGATACGGGGCTGATTTTGTTGAAAGCGGAACGGAAGCGCTTAAGGCATTAGAAAGCTCTCAGTATGATGTAGTCCTCCTGGACATGAAAATGCCGGTTGTGAACGGATTGGAGACTTTCAGGGAAATAAAAAAGATCAGCCCCCGGACCGCGGTAATTATAATGACTGCCTTCTCGCTTGACGATATGATAAAAGATTGTCTTCGCGAAGGGGCATTTGGGATTTTGTATAAGCCCCTGGATATTGATAAATTGGTAGCCCGGATTAAAGAGGCAAGAGATAGTATATTGGTTATGGTGGTTGATGACGATCCGCTCACGCGTCGGACACTAAAAGACATTTTGACAAAAGAAGGATTTTTGGTTTCAGTTGCCAAAGACGGCGAAGAAGCTATAAAAATA
This genomic stretch from bacterium harbors:
- a CDS encoding response regulator, which encodes MKKINILMVDDDRRLCETLKDILTEKGYGADFVESGTEALKALESSQYDVVLLDMKMPVVNGLETFREIKKISPRTAVIIMTAFSLDDMIKDCLREGAFGILYKPLDIDKLVARIKEARDSILVMVVDDDPLTRRTLKDILTKEGFLVSVAKDGEEAIKITKRMPHHIVIVDMKLPTLNGLETYLAIREVNPKVKAILMTAYREETVDLVKDAIKKSAYICLYKPFKPSCLLDIIKEVTEI